One region of Streptomyces sp. NBC_00442 genomic DNA includes:
- a CDS encoding ROK family protein gives MNGKVTSTRTRLDRGRGALGPALELVHTGRAPTRAVLTAELGVTRATAGAVAAELEALGLIQVDSRPAAAGSQGRPSHRLAVHEAGPVALAAQVHADGFRAALVGLGGEIVATDAGRVIVSADPAQVLGDVVDAGAALLKGSGRRCVGAGLAVPSAVAEPEGTALNPLHLAWPAGSPVREIFAERVRAAGITGPAFTGNDVNLAALAEHRHGAGRGARHLLCVATGHRGVGGALVLDGRLHTGSSGLALEVGHLTVNPDGRPCYCGSRGCLDVEADPLAFLAAAGRAPGPEVSLLEQSRALLRTEYEDVAVRRGAEELIDRLGLGLAGLVNILNPDRIVLGGLHKALLEADPDRLRAVVADRSLWGRSGGVPILACSLDHNSLVGAAELAWQPVLDDPLGALAHQA, from the coding sequence ATGAACGGCAAGGTGACCAGCACCCGGACCAGGCTCGACAGGGGCCGCGGCGCGCTCGGACCCGCCCTGGAGCTGGTGCACACCGGCCGCGCGCCCACGCGTGCCGTCCTCACCGCGGAGCTCGGCGTCACCCGCGCCACCGCGGGCGCGGTCGCCGCCGAACTCGAAGCGCTCGGCTTGATCCAGGTCGATTCCCGGCCCGCGGCGGCAGGTTCCCAGGGCCGCCCCTCGCACCGCCTCGCCGTCCACGAAGCGGGCCCCGTCGCGCTCGCCGCCCAGGTGCACGCCGACGGCTTCCGGGCCGCGCTCGTCGGCCTCGGCGGCGAGATCGTCGCCACCGACGCGGGTCGTGTCATCGTCTCCGCCGACCCGGCCCAGGTGCTTGGTGACGTCGTCGACGCGGGCGCGGCTCTCCTCAAGGGCAGCGGCCGGCGCTGTGTGGGTGCGGGTCTCGCCGTGCCCTCCGCCGTCGCCGAACCGGAGGGGACCGCGCTCAACCCGCTGCACCTGGCCTGGCCGGCCGGCTCGCCGGTACGCGAGATCTTCGCCGAACGGGTGCGCGCGGCAGGCATCACGGGCCCCGCCTTCACCGGCAACGACGTCAACCTCGCGGCGCTCGCCGAGCACCGTCACGGCGCCGGCCGCGGAGCCCGGCACCTGCTCTGTGTCGCCACCGGCCACCGCGGTGTCGGCGGGGCCCTCGTCCTCGACGGCCGCCTGCACACGGGGAGTTCGGGCCTGGCCCTCGAAGTCGGCCATCTCACCGTCAACCCCGACGGCCGCCCCTGTTACTGCGGAAGCCGCGGCTGCCTCGACGTCGAGGCCGACCCGCTCGCCTTCCTCGCCGCGGCCGGCCGCGCGCCGGGGCCCGAGGTCTCGCTCCTCGAACAGTCGCGGGCGCTGCTGCGCACCGAGTACGAGGACGTCGCGGTGCGGCGCGGCGCAGAGGAACTCATCGACCGGCTCGGCCTCGGTCTCGCCGGACTCGTCAACATCCTCAACCCCGACCGGATCGTCCTGGGCGGTCTGCACAAGGCGCTCCTGGAGGCGGACCCGGACCGCCTGCGCGCCGTGGTGGCCGACCGCAGCCTGTGGGGCCGGAGCGGCGGCGTCCCGATCCTCGCCTGCTCCCTCGACCACAACAGCCTGGTGGGAGCGGCCGAGCTGGCCTGGCAGCCGGTGCTCGACGACCCGCTGGGAGCGCTGGCTCACCAGGCGTAG
- a CDS encoding phosphotriesterase family protein has protein sequence MVSAVRTVLGRVEPAALGAVDAHDHLFIRSPRLPGQELDDVGRAAEALGAFRELGGGTVVQWTPYGMGRRAGELPSLSRESGVHIVAATGLHQAAHYADEVLRSVLDRLTGLFVGELTEGIGDTGVRAGMIKVAGGFHGLDDHATRTMRAAAEAHHVTGAPIAVHLELGTGALDVLDLLCGELEVAPRSVILGHLNRSPDFTVHRLAAEAGAYLAFDGPSRANHATDWRMPDALAALADAGFADRLLLGGDTVTPDTPGMPYLMRRVRPRLELALGDELVERILVSNPGRVYAW, from the coding sequence CTGGTGAGCGCGGTACGCACGGTCCTCGGCAGGGTGGAGCCCGCCGCGCTCGGTGCCGTCGACGCGCACGACCACCTCTTCATCCGCAGCCCGCGACTGCCGGGCCAGGAACTGGACGACGTCGGGCGGGCAGCGGAAGCGCTCGGCGCGTTCCGTGAGCTGGGCGGCGGCACGGTGGTCCAGTGGACGCCGTACGGAATGGGCCGGCGGGCCGGCGAACTCCCATCGCTCTCAAGGGAGTCGGGGGTGCACATCGTCGCCGCCACCGGGCTGCACCAAGCCGCCCACTACGCGGACGAGGTACTCCGCTCCGTCCTGGACCGTCTCACCGGACTCTTCGTCGGCGAGCTGACCGAGGGCATCGGCGACACCGGGGTACGGGCCGGGATGATCAAGGTGGCGGGCGGTTTCCACGGGCTCGACGACCACGCCACCCGCACGATGCGCGCCGCCGCCGAGGCGCACCACGTCACGGGTGCGCCGATCGCCGTCCATCTGGAGCTGGGCACGGGCGCGCTGGACGTGCTGGACCTGCTGTGCGGGGAGTTGGAGGTGGCGCCCCGCTCGGTGATCCTCGGTCATCTCAACCGCTCCCCCGACTTCACCGTGCACCGCCTGGCCGCCGAGGCGGGCGCGTACCTCGCCTTCGACGGGCCGTCCAGGGCCAACCACGCCACGGACTGGCGGATGCCCGACGCGCTGGCGGCGCTGGCGGACGCCGGGTTCGCCGACCGGCTGCTGCTCGGCGGGGACACCGTGACACCGGACACGCCGGGGATGCCGTACCTGATGCGCCGGGTGCGGCCGAGGCTGGAACTCGCCCTGGGCGACGAGCTGGTGGAGCGGATCCTCGTCAGCAATCCGGGGCGCGTCTACGCCTGGTGA
- a CDS encoding DUF4865 family protein: MQAMQYEITLPADYDMEIIRKRVATRGHLLDDFPGLGLKAYLMRERGVDSPVNSYAPFYLWATSDGMNSFLCGPGFQGIVDDFGRPRVRHWAGLAYAEGPASSAVPATATRLCVPVPDGVEPAAFAAREADRALAPGVVASAVAIDPSRWELVRFTLWEQADPSEPGDRFQVLHLSQPGRAGLRSGRHW; encoded by the coding sequence GTGCAGGCCATGCAGTACGAGATCACTCTGCCCGCCGACTACGACATGGAGATCATCCGCAAGCGCGTCGCCACCCGGGGCCACCTCCTGGACGACTTCCCCGGGCTCGGCCTCAAGGCCTATCTGATGCGTGAGCGCGGAGTCGATTCCCCGGTCAACTCCTATGCCCCGTTCTACCTTTGGGCCACGTCCGACGGCATGAACTCCTTCCTGTGCGGCCCCGGATTCCAGGGCATCGTCGACGATTTCGGGCGGCCGCGGGTACGCCACTGGGCCGGCCTCGCCTACGCCGAAGGGCCCGCGTCCTCGGCGGTGCCGGCCACCGCGACCCGTCTGTGCGTGCCGGTCCCCGACGGGGTCGAACCCGCCGCGTTCGCGGCGCGGGAGGCCGACAGGGCGCTCGCGCCCGGGGTGGTGGCGAGCGCCGTGGCCATCGACCCGAGCCGTTGGGAGCTGGTGCGGTTCACCCTCTGGGAACAAGCCGATCCGTCCGAGCCCGGCGACCGGTTCCAGGTGCTGCACCTGTCGCAGCCCGGACGCGCCGGGCTGCGCTCGGGACGGCACTGGTGA
- a CDS encoding TetR/AcrR family transcriptional regulator — protein sequence MYIDVMSTSERLISATRELLWERGYVGTSPKAIQQRADAGQGSMYHHFAGKPDLALTAIRRTAEEMRATAEATFGGDGTAYERIAAYLLRERDVLRGCPVGRLTMDPEIIADPALRAPVDETLDWLRGRIAAIVQEGLDQGEFGAHVVPGEIAAAVVATVQGGYVLARASGSPDAFDAGVRGLLSLLAPG from the coding sequence ATGTACATTGATGTCATGAGCACTTCCGAGCGTCTGATCTCCGCCACCCGCGAGCTGCTGTGGGAGCGTGGATACGTGGGCACGAGCCCCAAGGCGATCCAGCAGCGGGCGGACGCGGGCCAGGGCAGCATGTACCACCACTTCGCCGGCAAGCCCGATCTGGCCCTGACCGCGATCCGGCGCACCGCCGAGGAGATGCGAGCCACGGCCGAGGCCACCTTCGGGGGCGACGGCACGGCGTACGAGCGCATCGCGGCCTATCTGCTGCGCGAACGCGACGTGCTGCGCGGCTGCCCCGTCGGACGCCTCACCATGGACCCCGAGATCATCGCAGACCCCGCGCTGCGCGCACCCGTCGACGAGACGCTCGACTGGCTGCGCGGACGCATCGCGGCCATCGTCCAAGAGGGCCTGGATCAGGGCGAGTTCGGCGCACACGTGGTGCCGGGCGAGATCGCCGCGGCCGTCGTGGCGACGGTCCAGGGCGGCTACGTGCTGGCGCGCGCATCCGGTTCGCCGGACGCGTTCGACGCGGGAGTGCGCGGCCTGCTCTCGCTGCTCGCCCCCGGGTGA
- a CDS encoding SHOCT domain-containing protein, which yields MNTLAYAGPGPWILFFPLIWAAVIFTVVTVARRAGWRGRRGPWRPPLDDRSPIAVLGRRFAAGEIDEEEYWRRISVLEEHFGRTGLTGTGKGGAP from the coding sequence ATGAACACTCTGGCCTACGCGGGGCCCGGACCCTGGATCCTCTTCTTCCCGCTGATCTGGGCCGCCGTGATCTTCACCGTCGTCACCGTGGCGCGGCGCGCCGGATGGCGGGGCCGTCGCGGTCCCTGGCGCCCGCCTCTGGACGACCGTTCACCCATCGCCGTGCTCGGCCGGCGGTTCGCGGCGGGCGAGATCGACGAGGAGGAGTACTGGCGCCGCATCTCCGTGCTCGAAGAGCACTTCGGGCGGACCGGCCTCACGGGTACGGGCAAGGGCGGCGCGCCCTGA